The sequence ATTTTAAATGGTCCTAAACGCCTGTGTGTGGGCAATTGAATCTCACACCAGAGACCAAAACTCCTTATGGATCTTAGGTGGATGGGGGACAGCTAGTAATTTTATTCAGCAGATTCTAGAGACAAATTCAGATGAGAAAATGCAGGTCTTTACTTTAGGGAGAAATGTAGAGCTTAACCTTAATAATTAGATGTCCCTCAATTACAAAGAGGTCAGAGATACCCAGCCCACGTGTAACTAGCTACCTTCATGTGGATGAATACACTAGCTGAATCTCACATGAGGAGGTGAAGATCATCCCCAAGGGTCAGTCCTGTTCATTACTTTATATGCCTAAAGAGAAACTGCAATCAGGCTCCCCCCATCACCTCTCTTACCAAGAATCTATCTATCTGTTCCTACTGCCTCTTTCCATATAACACTGAAGCGCTTCACAACCATAAACAAACGTGCCCTAGAATATCCTCTATAAAGCAAGGAAGTCACTTTCATCTCAGTCCCACAAGGCGAGTGAGAGTTGTTCAGTGagctgcccaggaccatgtcaAGCAGTCTTTGGCAAGGGTCTGCAGTACAAATTTCATTCTGCCCATTCCCAAACAGTGACACACCTTGAACTCCTGAAGCTGCAATAATTGTGGTCAGCCGAGTGTTATGGATGAAGGAGCCAGACATACCTGGATCACGGGCTTTTCTAAGGTCACACGATGACTTTTCTACAGACTCCTTCCCTACCAGATGCACTGAGGACAACAAAACCCACGGGGCAGTGGGGTGAAATCAATTGCTACCAAGCAATACAGACTGAAAATAGAGTAGggcaatggaaaaaaagcaaaaaggagatgaaagcTTGAAAAACGTTGGATGAAGGAAGGGAAACTGCAACGTGATACCCCATGCCAGGCCGTTGGCCCCAGGCCAGGCTGTAATGAGGACCATCACCCCTGCTCGCTGCGCCTCTCTTTGACCATGAACCTGGGTgttccagcagcagcatgtgaaaatatttagtCTGCTGCAAGAAGGGAATGTTTGGGAAAAGAGATAGGAAGGCCTGCATTCCTCCAACCCCACAGCCCGGTCCTCCCCACATTCCCTGGAACCCTGCCAGCACTTGGGCTGGACAAGGGTTTTTTGGgatcttttcttatttctctgttttccactCAGATCGAATGAGAAGCGAGCGTTGCTGTGATATCAGCCCTTCAGTTAAAAATCGGAGATGGAGGAATTGCTGGGTGGATGTGAAAGAGTTTTGGGGAGGGGATGAAAATCCCTTTCTTCTTTAATCTTCCCTCTGTCTTTGCACCTTCTAGACAGGCAGCTTTACAGACAAAGTCAGTCTTCCTATCTTCCAGAGCCCAACATAACAGAGCCCAATCTTGGCCCTGACACCTAAAACTGGCTAAAACACAGACATTCCTCTgggaataataattaaaaacaaaaaacaaacaaaaaaaccccacaaaaacaacaacaaaaaaacccacaccacaaCCCTTACaatttacttttccttcttcagagGTTGGTTGCAAATGCTTTGCCCCAGCTCAAAAGGTAGTCCAAGGCACAGGACAACAAAGAGGAGACCTGGGAGACCTGCATGGCTCCCAGAAGCCAACGTCCAAGAGAAATCATCCCCCAGAGACAGTTGGTTAACAAATGAAGTTTGTTGTCTTTGCTCAAAGCAGTTGGCCATGGAAGATGAAATGAGCTGCTGATAGGACTCAGCCAGGTcgtttctgctttctctgaacAGCTTCACTGCTTGGTTCATCCACAGATCACCTGTGAATGAGAGAATAAACCACAGCAGTGTAAACTGGGTGCAGAAGgagtttttctccctttatcTCCCTTTAGTGTGCTGTGAAGACACTTTGGATacatcttgcaaaaaaaaaaaaaaaaaccaaaaaaaccaaaattatcaGCACCAGGGAGCATTCCCAGGCCCTGGAATTCAATCCCTCAGACGGGTAAATTGCTGCAACAGTCCCCAGCATGGTTTTGGCTCAGACCAACTAACACACTCACAAGCAGGCATGCTTCAGAAATTAGCACCATCCAGGGACCACTTCCCCATAGACAATTCAGATGCAGACACCCCGTTTTGTAGACCATAGaagtttaataatttaaatgtgGTCAGACCATGCTTAGCTGGCTTCAGAGCCAGAGAAATGCCTGAGCCAGACCTTAGCTCTGTTTAGTTTACTAGTGCAGATGAAGCCATTATTTGTTATTCTTCAGAAGAACTCACCAGCCACAGGAATGGAGTTCTCCATGGAAATCAAAAGGGGAAGCCTGGCCGCAGTGGAACTGGTGGAGTTTTACTCTTAATGAATTTCAGGAAAGGATTGATTTGTGAGGCTTAATGAACTAAGAGAGGAGATCCCACAGACTGTTCAGCAGGCCTTTGACTTATGATCCTTCTCATCTTCACTTCTAGCCTTTTTCCATACTTTGGAAGAAACCAATATTCGCTAGAGCAGGAAGAGAAGCATTTCCCCATTTGTTTGGAATTATCTATTTATGCAAAAAATCCCCGTTCTGATATAGAAGGAAATCAATGAAACTTGAAAACATACCATGCAATGAAATTTATGAACAAAGCAGGAGATGAAAAGGGAGAGGTAATTTTGTGGCATGGCTTATTCTAATTTCGGCTGCTTTTATTTAACAtatgctctttaaaaaaaaaaaaaaaaggaaatgaaatgttgTGTGGATGCATTCCATTGTAGGAAGGTAAAAAGGGGATGTTACAACTTACAGAAGCAATATTTTTAGGGGAAGTTCAGTGTTTGGTAACTGaccttgaaaaaaatgaagcagaaaatgtgGTTCAGAAGTTTGGGACTGTCAGGTCATTTATGGATCTGAAGAGGAGAGactttaaaaagtgtttctcagatattcactgtattttaaaaaatcagctccTTTGGGAGTAGCTCAGCTGGGGTCCCTCCATATCCTAATGTTTAGCAAACCTTCCTCTTTGTTAAATAGAATTGAATAATGGTTGTGTGGATTCGGGGCCTGATTCTTCCCCACTTGGCTTAAGTCAGGAGTCGCAAGAACTCAGCGAATGGCTTTGCCTTACCAAAGATTCCCAAATCAAGGGCATGCACCACCAACTGGAGATGCAAGAGTTGCTGAGGAGGGCAGAGAAGATCCCAGAAGCAAGGAAGGCATCACTTCTACTGGCAAGCCCTGCTCTGACCTCAGGATTTCAGCGGTCGTCACCCCACATACCCCACAGAGTTTTGACTCAGGAGTGCAGGTGAGAGTGAGCCTGTTCTGCAGTGAAGTAAAGCAAGTAAATTCACCTGCTTTGCAGATGAAAAGTGCCGAAGTCAGAAGAGTTGTCCTATCTTGGCAACCTCCGTGGTGGGACATTTAGAGAAACAATATCCGTGTGGCATTAAATGTGGGTAAATTCCATTTACTTCCACTCATCTCCAACTGCATCCCTAGTCGCAGGCTGCAAGAGGGCAAACTAATTTGAGGTAGCCTTTGGATTGAGTAGGTATGATCTTGTCTCACTGTTAACTTGACCCAACTCAACCCCCTCGCTAATCTTTTCTAAACGCGAAAACACATTCTCAGAGGTTGAAAACCCAGGCCAGTGCAGAGGCATATGAACCAGATTAATCTCACCAGGATAAGGGTGGGGACCAGCACAGGGAAAATTTCAGCCCATTTCATACCAAACAGATACTGAGACATGAAAGCCTGAACCTCAGATGATTTCTGAATTGAACTTCTGACCTACCAGAGAGCTAGCCAATTCAAGTCACTGAAACTCTGtgtgtaaatatttatacttttttcaAATGCACAAACATGAGCCCCTTCCCCAAAAGGAGAAAGCATGCCCTAGCTAAAACCTGGCCATATATTTTTACTTCACAATGAAAAACTGAGGTATAAACCTTGCAATACACTACTAGGAAGCTTGAAACTATAAAGTTAAAACCAAAGCTATTCTGAGTTAATAGGATCCATTTGTTGTGCAAAAGAGGCATcggcatatttttttctttgaatgtaGGAATTAGGTAAGTGAAATTGTCAGGCGTGCATGTATGAAATGTAATCTGGCTAACCCCAGCATTCCAGCCAGCCCGGGTTTCAATAGCTGAAGTATGCATgataagttttatttaaatgcaggcAGCCTTGTCTTAATAACTCCCTCATTGCTTGGAGTCCAGCAATTCAGGATGCAGAGACCTCAGCTTTATCCTCAGTAGCTTGCTGTGAAactacagataattttttttaaacggAGATAGCAATGATTCTTTTCACAGATGCTGGGGTCTCTAGATGAATAGTGCTATAACAGAGCAAAAATataatcattattattatttatttattactgctCTGGTTGACACAAGGGGATAAGAGTAAAATCAATCCAGAGCCTCTTCATAGAGGCCCCCAGTATATTTCCCCTAAGACTCACAAATCAACACTGCTAAGTAAAGAAATTTCCACTTAACACCTCAtcacaaccccccccccgcccttgccAATGTTTATGTACATACTTACCTTTATTAGTGTGGGGGGAACCGCTGGGATTCCTGGTATTGGTAAAGAAAATGCATACATTTGCAGGATAAAGGGCAAGCTCGGGGTTCTCTTGTTTGCTGGTGGGTTGGAGTTTCTGGTGGTTTGTGCAAAGTCTTATGGAGGATGGTCTggcaaagaaaatctttaatcttgaaagaaaaagggagaattaGACGGCGGAGGTTGGAAATATGCAATAGGAAAGAAGATCAGCTCCTTAAGCTTGGGAACAAGTTGCACTAGCATGAGGTGTGTTAATGTCGCTTGAGGTCACTACACCGCAAAGGGGTGTCATTCTACAAGCAAAAGCGATAGTCAAGTGCAGCTGGCAGAGGATTTGGCTTTTTGTCTTGAAATGGAGTTACTGGTTTTCATTGAGGAAATCAGATTTAAATGAGCCTGGAAATCGGAGTTAAATAAGCCAAGTGTTTTCTCCAAACATTTAGTGTCTAAACCTGTCTCTACTCTGAATCAAATTATATGTAATAAAGTactttatcattaaaaaaaaaaattatgacacagagaagacattttttcattataaaaatatatttttgcctacaaaaatataacttttcCAGTGTTGACTTCCTAACACAACAGAAATTTCTTCCTGCAATGTGGGTGCCCTCAGGATGAACCATGAGTTCAGAAGCATCCTTTATTGGGTGTCTGTCAGGGAGGCGGCATGTTTGCATCAATCTCGTTTATCAGAAACTGTTAAGGATGTCATCAAATGAACCAAAGGGAAAGGTTTGACTAACAATGGATGGAAGTTGAAACTCCATTAGAAGTTTTGAGCTTTTGATATTACTTAATACAGGCACTTTAGGATAATCAGCTGAgatattctcctttttttccctgctattTAAACTTTCAAACATGTCACCAatgctgcttttggaaatgtAGACGTCTGCTGCATGAAATTAGAGAAGGGTAAACATTTTTCAGGAGAGGAAGAGTTTGGAGGTTCACATGCACATCAGGGTGCCCCGCTAAGTTTGGACACTAAATTTGTAATGAGCCAGTATGGAGTTTGTTGACTCTGGCTGGTACCTGGCTTGATCATTAGCcataatttttgtttgtctgtggCTAGCTGTCTCACTTAACCATCTGGCTCTTCCTCAAAGACATTCATCCATCTCTTTATTTCCATCTGTGACAGCATGTCCTGCTTTGTGGACACGTTGCCAACAATAGAATGAAGAATATGCCTTAACAATTCAAGATTAACTAAGCTCTTTCTTGTACAAACCAAGCAGTCTCCAGCCTGTTTGCTACTTGAAGGACAGATCATTTAGGCATCCTGTAAGGTACAACTCAGGGATCAGAAACAAATCCTTGCTGAACAGTGGGCCCTGATGCAACCCAACGTGCAGCAATTTTCCGTTTGGCCCATTGCAATCACTGATACAGCAGGTGAGTTAATTAAATTCTGTACCCCTAGACCTCAGTTGCAGTCAGGTGCCTATTTATAAATGCTAGCTCTTCAGATATATCTTCCTTCTCTTAATTCATAAAAAAAGAGCATGTGCTATATGTCCCATATTTAATGGAAAGACTCATATAGTTTCTTATCAACAAATGTAGTTAACAACAATGCAAGAAGACTTTATAAAAAGACTGGGAAGAATTTGCACTCATTTGCTCTTGTGGAAGTTTTCAGTGGATAATCTACTGATATGCAATTAAACTCcagccttttcttctgcctgaaaatgttttagaaatgtaagaaaaaatatccattAAAACCAGTCAGGCAGacttacaaacaaaaaaaacaaaccccagaaacaaataaacaaacaaaaaaaccaacaaaaaaacctggcaaaggcaaaaaaacctgaTCAGAATTTGACACTTAATTTGACAAAGATAAAGCATCCAAAAATAATGTTATAGAGGTTACTATTTCCAATAATACTCCCACGGCACTTGCTGCTACCTATGCCAGTTAAGAGACAGGACTCTCTTTGACAGATTAGGCAGCACTATCAACCCTTCCTCACCAAAGGAGAACTAGGAGGCACGAGCACTGAATTCATGTAACTGAATATGGATATCAACCACAGATGAACTCATCTCATCCTGGAGAAGAATCCAAAGTGGTTCAGATTAATTTCAGCAATGCAAAAACTGAAAGGTCTACAAGACCAAGTCCTGCTTAAACAGCATGGTCATCTGCATCAATGGAAGGGAAGCACCGGGATATCGGATGAGGAGTATCACCCACCTTCCATCAGTCTCATGGCTATATCCAGTTACTGCTCTACCTACAGGTAAAATTTCCCATTATTCTGAAAGTGGAGACACTTGAAGATGAACTGACCTGTCCAAGTTTGCACAAGAAACTGGTCCACCAGCCTCCTCTCGCTGACCACATAACCATCCCTGTCCCTTGCTGGCTGTTAAATTCATTCAGGCTGAAGAAAGTGCACAGGACATCACTTGAGCCAGTCCAGGTTAACTAGATAGGTGGAGTTTTTGTCTCTCCTGATAATAACCCCTGCAAGATCATTTGGCTACCTGTGGCAAGTGTCCATGAATGCATTTGACGCTCACTTCAGTATTATCACCCAGAGCTCTTGCTGGTGAGGACAAGTCAATTCACACATTGAACTCTCATTAATACAAGAGCTGCTGCACTCAGAagtcctccctccccttccccccatcctcccccacAGACACTCACTTAGACAGGAGCTGGGAgtagaaagcaaatgaaaatccATCAAGCCTTGGTTGCATCTTTCCAATTTCAGTTCTGTTCACTCTtagataaaataaatgaaatgtataTTACAGCCACATATGGATTCTGAGACTGTCCCATATGACaaccttgtctctaaattggagagacatggatttgatggatgggcCACtcggtggatgaggaattgaCTTGAcagtcacactcaaagagttgcaatCGTCTcctcgatgtccaagtggagaccaatGACAagtggtgctcctcaggggtcagtattgggactggctctgtttaacatctttgtcagcgacgtggacagtgggatcgagtgcaccctcagcaagtttgctgatgacatcGAGCTGTGTGATGGGTCGACACactgaagggaagggatgccatccagagggacctggacaggttggagaggtgggcccatgcgaacctcatggagttcaacaaggccaaggtcaaggtcctgcacatgggttggggcaatcccaagcacaactacaggctgggcggagaatggattgagagcagccctgaggagaaggacttgggggtattgattgatgaaaagctcaacatgagctggcaatgtgtgcttgcagcccagaaagccaaccgtgtcctgggctgcgtgtccagcagcgtgaccagcaggtcgagggaggggattctgcccctctgctccgctccggtgacaccccacctggagtactgtatACCCCTACTGGAGtactggaactagatgatctttaatgcccctttcaacccaaaccattctatgattctatgattctattgtTCTATCATTCTCCTATGGTTCATTTTATACCTGTGAGTGTATATACCTCCTTTCAGCATAGCTGTTGCCCTGCTAGAAGGGGACTGTAAGTCCCTCCTAAGATCAAGTACGTATCCCTTGAGCAGTCTGCAGCAGAGCTATGTTTTTCTTGCACCAGGCATGAGGCATCTACACCGGCATCATCCTTATTTTACATCTAGCTGGGAACATTAGCTGTGGACATCATTGCAGAGACATTAATCTGAACCAAGTAGACACAAACGGGTTTTACACAGGGTGAAATCCAACCAATGCTTTTCATTGTGTAGAAATTGTGCTCCAATAAAGGGTGCAGAATACACCCAGAAGAGCTCCATGGCATGAGTATCCTTTTACAGAAACAGCCAAATATTTTGGTGCTGTTGATCCCCAGATCTTCTGATAAAAGCCTGGGAGGGTTGTTAGTAACCCGTGCTCTCACTGTAATTTTGGGCTGGTTGTTGGCTTGGCTGCCTGTTGAGTATCCGTCTGCCTGCAGATCTTCTAACtacagcaaaagaagaaaacaccgATCAAGGGTGTTGCTCGCTCTGGATACGTGTCCTGCCCAAGATTTGTCTCAGAAAAGCTTCCTTTTAAGAAGTAGTTCATTTGAATATGAGGGCAAAACAAGGATAGCCCTGCAAGGATATTTTTCTTGGGCAAATATTTGTAAACCACATGAGTGTGTGTGACTTTACACAGCTGGAAATCATATATTGCCTCACCAACACTGCAGCGTGTTTACAATGGAGGGGGAAGCATTCAACCCTTTCATtatccctccatcccttccttcctgatatatctttctttatttctctcattCTTTCCTTCAAGAGAGGAGAGAAACGAACGTATAGGATGTTTTATGTCTCATCCCTGTGCTCAATGCTTTCGATTTCTCAgaatttgtctgtctgtctaccTACCCATCCTAAACCATAATGTTTTGCCCAgtttttcccagtttctttCCCCCCTATACTTATACAATGACAGTCATGTATGCGAATCAGCAGATTAAGCTGATTTTGGAATATGTGTTTTCCATTGCTTCTGTCCTTATACAATGCCTTTCCTGACTGGGTTCTGCTCTACAATGATAAATTCAAAgcattactgtaaaaataataattacagcaACAGTAATGCAGACAGCAGTTACTGTACTTTACTCTGAGTTTCCCAAACATGGATGCATAAGTGAAACCTGTTTGCAGTTGGAAATACCGTGAAAGCTTGCAGCTCCCTGGACATCCAAAACCACTAGCTTTATCCTTtagcattattttcttcagtttcagcTGTAGCTGTAGTACAATGTTTAAACCTCAGAAGTACAAgcattttttagctttttatttttctccccagtgACCCCAAACTTTAAGACAGAACTACATGTTGCAAATGTTTTACATGTCATAACTCATCAATGCTTAACCCAAAACGGGATGTCTGTTGAAAACTCCCTTCGATTTCCTATGCAAGGACGCAAATACTTCAATTTTATCAATTCTTATCTTACCATGTTTAGTTACAACATGGCTTAACATGCAGCAGTGTCATTTCTAGCAGTATTTTTGGGAGGAAGTATTCATGCTTCtctaacaatttattttcaaattatgaaTTACCCTACTTAATCCCTTCGGGTCATACTGCCTTGGTTCAATGGTGCAAAGTTTGCAACACACTGGGATTTAGCACTCTCTCTGATGACTACCAGCTTTTTTTGTGAGCAAACATAAATACTTCTAGGAATTTAGATAAAATCTCCTGAACATCTATGAATTTTGACTTTCACTTTGAGATTTGGGATGCACATCGGCTGAGGGAGATGTCAGTCACCCACGTCAGCTCACTTTGCTTGGTAAATCATACTCTGCACTCCAAGATTTCAATGGATTGGAGGAGGAAACCTGACGAAGGAAGAAACCGAGGGACGACTACTTCTCTTCCTTTAATCTCCGAGGCACTTTGTGGGGGTGACTTCCTAATACTGATGCTCATGTTCTCTCTACAGATAGTGGAGAACAGTATCCTACCTGTCTTAGGCATGCACCCACTTTTATACACTCCCTCTGGACATCTCTTCATCATGAACAGGGAGGGAACAAAGATCTGACTTTTGGAAGACAGTGACACATGACATGTAGACAACTCATATTCCTAGAAGAACCAACCTGGCTCACAACATACATTTCTATCTCAGCTAATGTCATCCCCAGACTACAGTCAGGTTACCTGAGATGACAGCcatacttttaaataattatgtaCACCCAAAAAGAATTTTCTGGCAGTGATACCAGCTGGCAGAGAATGGCCCACGTCCTTCCAGTTAAACTCTTACAAACACAGGGTGATGGTAAATATCTCAAACTGCTTATTGGGAATGGTCCCTGGCTTATACTAACCTCAAATTGTgcatggggattttttttggaagaCTGCCAGTAGGCACAAGACAAAACCATGCCAGGGAACATACTAGCAATTCAAAAGTATAAACTCAGCCATCTTCCGGTGCTGAGGAATACTCCCTGGCATTTTTAACTCAACAACATAAACATAGCCTGCATGGGCACATGGCTCCCATGCCACATTTGCACCACCAGATTACACTGCTTGTACCGGAACACACCAACACAGGTCTTTCATTCAAATGACTTCCCTGCTTCCCTACAGCTCTATGATTGATTCATCATGTCACTTCAGCCTTGATCGATCCTCTCCAGAGCCTTCGTCCTCCTCTGCGGCCCACGGAGCCAGCCTCTCTGCTGGTGGCGGCCAGCATGGTCCCATGGATATGAGGGGAGCGATGCTGAGTTATACCTCCTGAGGGTCTGGCCAGAACTGATTTAACTTCCTCCACAGATTTGGTTTAGTTATCCTTTGCTGGAAAGAAGATGTCTAAGGAATGTGATGATCTCAGTCACATTCACGCTTCTTGAAGTGGAAGACTAGCCACATCATCTGATCTTTCCTCAGTATTATTACAGCCTCACGCTGTGCTTTTCCAAGATCCTGTGGGCCAACGCACTATCCATGTGGCAAATAAAAGCCTCCAGACACTTGATCCTGAGGATGGAGCGGAGCCAGGGGGCTGTCAGCAGAAACAATATTGTTCAAAGGGTGGGCTCAAAGCAGTGAGGTCAGCTGGTGTGCCAGAGCCATGAGTTGGCATTTAGTGGAGTGAATGCTTCACTCGCTGCCTCTCGCCTAACCCCGTGTCTGCTCTGCAGATGGGAAAACACATTCCTCTGTGCATACCGATTCGTTCTGCCCTGTCACGCCAACATCAGTGCGGGTGCCTGAGGTTGCTGCTGAGGGATGAAACCCTCATCTGATTCCCTGATAACCCCTGCTGCTAACACTCTCTCGGGACTGGGAGCTAAATACTCAGTTCTTTATGATGTTAGaagccagaaatatttttgcatatggTTTTCATGGGATCTTGACATAAAGGGACTGGAATGCTAATGTCTTTAGGGGCTACTGCTTCGAAGGAATCCTGATCTCCAGTTCTGGGTCTTTGATCCTGAACCTCAGTTCTTCACTTCACTGTTTTCCCAGGAA comes from Grus americana isolate bGruAme1 chromosome 2, bGruAme1.mat, whole genome shotgun sequence and encodes:
- the LOC129202411 gene encoding uncharacterized protein LOC129202411: MGGKEGSTFGRTPMSLGHTPEKWETWIQVSAQLEKLQPLNTSISGRKQGRYDHVDFPSACLCLLLVEPTGCTTQKGRALQGVRLKIFFARPSSIRLCTNHQKLQPTSKQENPELALYPANVCIFFTNTRNPSGSPHTNKGDLWMNQAVKLFRESRNDLAESYQQLISSSMANCFEQRQQTSFVNQLSLGDDFSWTLASGSHAGLPGLLFVVLCLGLPFELGQSICNQPLKKEK